The following coding sequences are from one Mesorhizobium onobrychidis window:
- a CDS encoding septal ring lytic transglycosylase RlpA family protein, with protein sequence MKKPNQTALVAVTIAAGLMVAASPAAAQCGRASWYALHSKTASGERMNPSALTAAHRTLPFGTKLKVTNRNNGRSVVVRINDRGPFIRGRVIDLSKGAARRLGFISSGHTAVCTDRV encoded by the coding sequence ATGAAGAAACCAAACCAGACCGCGCTTGTCGCGGTGACGATCGCGGCTGGCCTGATGGTCGCCGCATCCCCTGCCGCCGCTCAATGCGGCCGCGCCTCCTGGTACGCGCTGCACTCGAAGACCGCTTCCGGCGAGCGGATGAACCCGTCGGCGCTGACCGCCGCGCACCGCACCTTGCCTTTTGGCACAAAGCTGAAGGTCACCAATCGCAACAACGGCCGCAGCGTCGTCGTGCGCATCAACGACCGCGGCCCGTTCATTAGAGGTCGCGTGATCGACCTGTCGAAGGGCGCCGCCAGACGGCTCGGCTTCATCAGTTCGGGCCATACCGCTGTGTGCACCGACCGCGTGTGA